From one Montipora capricornis isolate CH-2021 chromosome 10, ASM3666992v2, whole genome shotgun sequence genomic stretch:
- the LOC138020966 gene encoding uncharacterized protein, translating to MRHEEFINTLTQGERELFEKSVQLYTLVNTREGDYSNREIDTRIKQKPTQSDLKSINRVLKGLLEQKKTISLNNDPFAHFWLVNCVLYSVVAAFLLLKGWKKDPKDKLDKQRVYNGEKWKKNYLDEMGEIRKNISIASAEVNRVKENRKLTKRGRKNRALLQEECKSLSVTQLITYIEKQKFRLRKLKAAFGRKKRQEEAKFLNDQFRTDPGRVYARINQIVAEDPDNAHPKYKAASPTVEQSGGGKNMFEDIGEAEGFWRTLWEEQGSGDENAGWLKEIEEGIRQRVPPASQEEWDLETAVIAKVISKKRNWSAPGPDRVVNFWWKRAYAVHEDVKINFKGISESLQAYPEWFAQGKSSLIPKPGEFSSENQRPITCLNTGYKWFTSCVLGSMDYHLDYYDLMEMQQRGAKAKCSGTTDNLMIDRMVTLDCHRHKRNLSVAWIDVRKAFDSVDHGWLKKILRINRFPTWICRVVDNLSDSWNT from the coding sequence ATGCGTCATGAAGAGTTTATTAACACCCTGACTCAAGGTGAGCGTGAATTGTTTGAAAAGTCAGTGCAACTTTATACTCTGGTGAACACGCGTGAGGGAGATTACTCCAACCGTGAAATTGATACGCGAATCAAACAAAAGCCAACACAAAGTGACCTGAAGTCCATCAATAGGGTCCTCAAGGGATTATTGGAACAGAAGAAGACGATCTCTCTAAACAATGACCCTTTCGCGCATTTTTGGTTGGTTAATTGTGTTCTTTACTCTGTCGTTGCGGCGTTTCTCTTACTAAAAGGCTGGAAGAAAGACCCAAAGGATAAATTAGATAAACAGCGTGTTTATAATGGCGAGAAGTGGAAAAAGAATTATCTGGATGAGATGGGTGAAATCAGGAAGAATATTTCGATCGCCTCTGCTGAAGTTAATCGTGTTAAAGAGAATCGGAAGTTGACAAAAAGAGggagaaaaaatcgtgctcTCTTACAGGAGGAGTGTAAGTCTCTGTCTGTCACCCAGTTAATTACCTACATCGAAAAACAGAAATTTCGGTTGAGAAAGCTGAAGGCtgcttttggaaggaaaaaaagacaagaggAAGCCAAGTTTCTTAACGATCAATTTAGAACAGACCCAGGGCGGGTATATGCCCGCATCAATCAGATCGTGGCAGAGGACCCCGATAACGCCCACCCAAAGTATAAAGCAGCCTCTCCTACAGTGGAACAGAGCGGTGGAGGAAAGAACATGTTTGAAGACATTGGCGAGGCTGAGGGCTTTTGGAGGACCCTCTGGGAAGAGCAGGGATCTGGGGATGAGAATGCTGGGTGGTTGAAGGAAATAGAGGAGGGGATTCGTCAACGTGTTCCCCCGGCATCCCAGGAGGAATGGGACCTAGAGACAGCGGTTATAGCAAAGGTTATCTCtaagaagagaaactggagcgcaCCTGGCCCTGATAGAGTGGTGAATTTCTGGTGGAAACGCGCATACGCAGTGCATGAAGACGTGAAAATCAACTTTAAAGGCATTTCTGAAAGCTTGCAAGCCTACCCTGAGTGGTTTGCACAGGGTAAATCCAGCTTAATCCCTAAACCCGGAGAATTTTCAAGCGAGAACCAACGCCCGATCACATGCCTCAACACAGGTTACAAGTGGTTCACTTCGTGTGTGCTTGGCTCGATGGActaccatcttgattattacgatcTGATGGAGATGCAACAGAGAGGGGCGAAGGCTAAGTGCAGTGGGACCACCGATAACCTCATGATAGACCGCATGGTAACATTGGACTGTCACCGGCATAAACGCAACTTGAGTGTAGCCTGGATAGACGTACGTAAGGCATTCGACTCGGTGGATCATGGCTGGCTTAAGAAGATCTTGAGAATCAATAGGTTTCCCACCTGGATCTGCCGAGTGGTAGATAACCTGAGCGACAGTTGGAATACCTGA